A window of the Streptomyces albireticuli genome harbors these coding sequences:
- a CDS encoding flavin reductase family protein encodes MSADDFRAALGRLAAGVVLVTAHDPEHGPRGEDVGMTATAFLSVSLEPPLVMVSVRNDSRMDDLLERQPLWAVSVLSESQRHIAGRFAMKGRISDRLLFEDIPYERGEAVGAPLVRGALAVLECRTEQRVLAGDHTLVIGRVLTATAPSTEGGPLTYFRGKYRRLG; translated from the coding sequence GTGAGCGCCGACGACTTCCGTGCCGCCCTGGGCCGCCTCGCAGCGGGTGTGGTGCTGGTGACCGCCCACGACCCGGAGCACGGCCCGCGCGGTGAGGACGTCGGCATGACGGCGACCGCGTTCCTGTCCGTGTCCCTGGAGCCGCCGCTCGTGATGGTGAGCGTTCGCAACGACTCCCGGATGGACGACCTCCTGGAGCGGCAGCCCCTGTGGGCGGTCTCGGTGCTCTCCGAGAGCCAGCGGCACATCGCCGGACGTTTCGCCATGAAGGGCCGCATCAGCGACCGGCTGCTGTTCGAGGACATCCCGTACGAGCGGGGCGAGGCGGTCGGCGCGCCGCTGGTGCGGGGCGCGCTGGCGGTGCTGGAGTGCCGCACGGAGCAGCGGGTGCTCGCCGGGGACCACACGCTGGTGATCGGCCGGGTCCTGACGGCGACGGCGCCGAGCACGGAGGGCGGGCCGCTGACGTACTTCCGGGGGAAGTACCGGCGGCTGGGCTGA
- the arfB gene encoding alternative ribosome rescue aminoacyl-tRNA hydrolase ArfB, whose translation MSGPYVIRGSVSLPEAELQWRFSRSSGPGGQHVNTSDSQVELRFDLAATGALPEVWKERALERLASRLVGGVVTVRASEHRSQWRNRETAAVRLAALLAEATAPPPRPRRPTKIPRGINERRLREKKQRADTKRGRSGRDWG comes from the coding sequence ATGTCCGGTCCCTACGTCATCCGCGGTTCGGTCTCCCTGCCGGAGGCCGAGCTCCAGTGGCGTTTCTCGCGCTCCTCCGGCCCCGGCGGCCAGCACGTCAACACCAGCGACAGCCAGGTCGAGCTCCGCTTCGACCTCGCGGCCACGGGCGCGCTGCCCGAGGTGTGGAAGGAGCGGGCGCTGGAGCGGCTCGCGAGCCGGCTCGTCGGCGGGGTCGTGACCGTACGGGCGTCGGAGCACCGGTCCCAGTGGCGCAATCGCGAGACCGCGGCCGTCCGGCTGGCCGCGCTGCTCGCCGAGGCCACGGCGCCGCCGCCGCGCCCCCGCCGGCCGACGAAGATCCCCCGGGGGATCAACGAGCGGCGGCTGAGGGAGAAGAAGCAGCGGGCCGACACGAAGCGGGGCAGGTCGGGGCGGGACTGGGGGTAA
- a CDS encoding TerD family protein: MAVSLSKGGNVSLTKEAPGLTAVTVGLGWDVRTTTGTDFDLDASAIAVNPTGKVYSDAHFVFFNNKSTPDQSIVHTGDNVTGAGEGDDEQINVNLAALPADVEKIVFPVSIYDAVTRSQNFGQVRNAYIRILNQAGGAEIARYDLSEDAATETAMVFGELYRNGADWKFRAVGQGYASGLVGIAQDFGVNV, translated from the coding sequence ATGGCTGTAAGCCTGTCCAAGGGCGGCAACGTCTCCCTCACCAAGGAGGCCCCGGGCCTGACGGCCGTCACGGTCGGCCTCGGCTGGGACGTCCGCACCACCACGGGCACGGACTTCGACCTCGACGCGAGCGCGATCGCCGTGAACCCCACGGGCAAGGTCTACTCCGACGCCCACTTCGTCTTCTTCAACAACAAGTCGACGCCGGACCAGTCCATCGTCCACACCGGTGACAACGTCACGGGCGCCGGCGAGGGCGACGACGAGCAGATCAACGTCAACCTGGCGGCCCTCCCGGCCGACGTCGAGAAGATCGTCTTCCCGGTCTCGATCTACGACGCCGTGACCCGCAGCCAGAACTTCGGCCAGGTCCGCAACGCCTACATCCGCATCCTCAACCAGGCCGGCGGCGCCGAGATCGCCCGCTACGACCTCAGCGAGGACGCCGCCACCGAGACCGCCATGGTCTTCGGCGAGCTGTACCGCAACGGCGCGGACTGGAAGTTCCGCGCCGTGGGCCAGGGCTACGCCTCGGGCCTGGTCGGCATCGCGCAGGACTTCGGCGTCAACGTCTGA